Genomic window (Gelria sp. Kuro-4):
CTCGCTGCACCGCCATCCGCGTCACCTCCTTCCGTCCGCCTTCGCCTATAGACTGACGGCGGGAGTACGATTAGACGCGGCCGGCCAAAAGTTTTTTCACGCGCGCGGTGCCGCGGGCGGCAATCCCTTTGGCGCTCGAGGGCGCAATCCCCAGCGCCGCCGCCACCTGGAGGAAAGTGGCTCCCCCAGCGCGGGCGCTGAGCACCTGGCGCTGCCGGGGTGTGAGCCGGTCCCAGGCCGTACGCAGGGCGGCGCGCGCGCTGGCCGCAATGGCGCAGTCCTCGGGGCCGGGGGCCGGATCTTCCAGGAGATCGACCGGGCTGAGGCCGCCCGCTCCGGCTTCGTCCAAAGTAGCCTCCTCCCGGCTCCGGCCCCTTTTGAGGCGCCGGGCCGCCGCCTGCACGGCCCAGTACACCCGGCGCTTGGCATACCAGGCAAACGGCGCTCCCCCCGCCGGGCGGAACGCGCGAACGGCCAGCACCAAGGCCAGGTTACCCTCCTGGGCCAGGTCTTCGGCATCGTCCGGCGTCGGGGCCAGGCGCCGCGCCGCCGCCCACACCAGCGGCTGGAAACGGCCCACCAACGCCGCCAGCGCCGCCGGCTCCCCCCTTTGCGCCGCCCGCACCAGGTGCTCCAGCTTTGTCTTGTCCGTCATCCTCTCCCCTCCTCCGCCTTAAGTTTACGGCGGGAAGGGGAGAAGAGCCAAAAGCCGGCCTGGTGCAACTCTTCTGCAACTTTCGCTAAGTGCCGGCCGTCAGCCGACTGAAGGCGCAAAAGGAGCCCGGCACACCACCTACCGGGCTTAACATAAACCCAACTCCAAAGTATCGCCGCATCTAAGATCGGCCCGCGCCGCCGCCCCGGCGCTGAGCCCGAGCAGCTTCTCGACGCGCACGCGGCCCGCCTGGGCCGGAAGTATGGCCGGATACACCGCCACTACCTTAAGATCCCGGTCCAGGGCCACCAGGTCCAAGGGGTTTTGCACCGGGACACTGGCCAAGCTGCCGCTGCCGGCGAAAATCCCCACCCCGTCGGCCAGGCGGAGGGCGCCTTGCCCCATCATCCCCCGGCGGCTCGTCAGCTCGCTGGCGAACAAGATCTTCCATACCAAAATTCGACCGGTTCGGCCGTGGCGGAGGTACATTTTGTCAAACCCCCTCGAAAACAATTCTAGCAGCCACGGCCCGTTTGTCCATCCGCCGCCGGTCTTAATTTTCTGGGTAACTTAAGGCCTGCATCACAGGGTGTCGGGGTCCTAGGAAAGGATACGCGTCACCGCCCGGCCGGCGCGGCCCGGTGCCTGCTTGGCCAGATCCATCAGGCAAATCACCTCGCCCCGGCAGCACGCGATCCCCTCCTCGTACGCCTCTGCGCCCGGGGGAACGCTTACGGCCGTAAGGGTGCAGAATTCCCGTGCCAGCCGCTCCGCTATGGCCGGTGTCTGGTCGCAGGCACCGGCACTTACCACCACCACTTCGAAATTGGGGCGTCCACGCGCGTCCAGGTAGTCCAGCCCCAGGAGCCAGCGCAGCACCCCCTCAATTTTGTCTTCATCATTGTGGGCAATGACCAGGATGCTGATGAAGGGCTTCTCGTCCTTGGCCCGCGTGCGCTCCCTCCAGCTGCGCCGCACGGCACCAATGAGAGCCAGGAGCCCGTACACCGCGAGCAGAATCAGGATGTACCGCGACAGGTCACTTCCGGCCCAGAGCATGCTTTCACCGCCCTTTCGCTGCATGCTATGCTCCGGGTGGAAGCCGCGTGCCTGTCACGCCTAGTTGATATCCACCAACCCGCGGCGAATGGCGTAGAGCGCCGCCTCGGTACGATCGTCCACTCCGATCTTGCGGAAGATGCTGGTAACGTGGTTTTTCACGGTCTTTTCACTGATGGCCAGGGCGGTGCCGATCTCCTTGTTGCTCTGCCCGTGGGCGATGAGGCGCAGCACCTCCTGCTCGCGGGCCGTAAGCCCGTCCACCGTGTCCTCCTCCTGCCCGCTGCTCAGGCGCGTAAACTCTCCCAGGAGTTTTTTCGCGGCCGGCGGCGAGATGTACGAATTGCCATCTTTCACCGCCCGGATGGCGCTCACCAGCCCCCCCGGTTCCACGTCCTTGAGGACGTAGCCTTCCGCCCCGGCACGCACCATCTCCAGCAGGTAGTCGCGGTCGTCGTGAATGGTGAGCGCCACCACGCCTGTGCCCGGGTATTTTTCCTTGATCTCCCGGGTAGCCTGCACGCCGCTTACGTCCGGCAGGTCCAGGTCCATCAGCACCACATCCGGGCGCACGCTCCCCACCGCGGCTACTGCATCCTTGGCGGTACCCGCTTCCCCGACGATCTCGATGTCCTCTTCAAGCTCCACTATCTTCTTAATACCGCTGCGCACCAGCGGGTGGTCGTCAACCACCAGCACCCGTATTTTCCCCACCTGCTAAACCCCTCCTCCAGGCCAACTTATTTCACCTTTATATACATATCGACGCCTAGGACCAGCTTTGTTACTTCTCTGCCAGGACCTTTGACCCGGCGGGCCGGCTTGGGGCCGGTGCCTGGGCAAAGACCACCGCCGCCAGCACCAGGGCCATGCCGGCGGTCTGCAAGAGGTCCAGCCGCTCGCCCAGGAGAACCAGCCCCAGAATCACGCCCACCACCGGTTCCACGCTGGCCACCACCGCCGCCCGGCCCACCTCCACCAGCCCCAGACCCGTGGTGTACGCCACCCAAGGCACCAGGCTCCCCCAGAGGCCCAAAGACAGGGCCGGACCCCAGAAGGCCGGTCCGTGCGCATGTTGCACCAGGGCCAGCGGCCGGTGAAGCAGCGTCAAGAACAAGGTGCCGAACAGGGTGCAGTACAAAA
Coding sequences:
- a CDS encoding RNA polymerase sigma factor, with the translated sequence MTDKTKLEHLVRAAQRGEPAALAALVGRFQPLVWAAARRLAPTPDDAEDLAQEGNLALVLAVRAFRPAGGAPFAWYAKRRVYWAVQAAARRLKRGRSREEATLDEAGAGGLSPVDLLEDPAPGPEDCAIAASARAALRTAWDRLTPRQRQVLSARAGGATFLQVAAALGIAPSSAKGIAARGTARVKKLLAGRV
- a CDS encoding DUF192 domain-containing protein, whose protein sequence is MYLRHGRTGRILVWKILFASELTSRRGMMGQGALRLADGVGIFAGSGSLASVPVQNPLDLVALDRDLKVVAVYPAILPAQAGRVRVEKLLGLSAGAAARADLRCGDTLELGLC
- a CDS encoding glycosyltransferase family 2 protein — protein: MLWAGSDLSRYILILLAVYGLLALIGAVRRSWRERTRAKDEKPFISILVIAHNDEDKIEGVLRWLLGLDYLDARGRPNFEVVVVSAGACDQTPAIAERLAREFCTLTAVSVPPGAEAYEEGIACCRGEVICLMDLAKQAPGRAGRAVTRILS
- a CDS encoding response regulator transcription factor, which encodes MGKIRVLVVDDHPLVRSGIKKIVELEEDIEIVGEAGTAKDAVAAVGSVRPDVVLMDLDLPDVSGVQATREIKEKYPGTGVVALTIHDDRDYLLEMVRAGAEGYVLKDVEPGGLVSAIRAVKDGNSYISPPAAKKLLGEFTRLSSGQEEDTVDGLTAREQEVLRLIAHGQSNKEIGTALAISEKTVKNHVTSIFRKIGVDDRTEAALYAIRRGLVDIN